In Drosophila yakuba strain Tai18E2 chromosome X, Prin_Dyak_Tai18E2_2.1, whole genome shotgun sequence, a single genomic region encodes these proteins:
- the LOC6524596 gene encoding peroxiredoxin 1 — MPQLQKPAPGFAGTAVVNGVFKDIKLSDYKGKYLVLFFYPLDFTFVCPTEIIAFSESAAEFRKINCEVIGCSTDSQFTHLAWINTPRKQGGLGSMDIPLLADKSMKVARDYGVLDEETGIPFRGLFIIDDKQNLRQITVNDLPVGRSVEETLRLVQAFQYTDKYGEVCPANWKPGQKTMVADPTKSKEYFETTS; from the coding sequence ATGCCCCAGCTACAGAAGCCCGCTCCCGGATTCGCCGGCACCGCCGTCGTCAATGGTGTGTTCAAGGACATCAAGCTGAGCGACTACAAGGGCAAGTACCTGGTGCTGTTCTTCTATCCGCTGGACTTCACCTTCGTGTGCCCCACGGAGATTATCGCATTCTCGGAGAGCGCCGCCGAGTTTCGCAAGATCAATTGCGAGGTGATCGGTTGCTCCACGGACAGCCAGTTCACCCACTTGGCGTGGATCAACACGCCCAGGAAGCAGGGCGGTCTGGGCAGCATGGACATTCCCCTGCTGGCCGACAAGTCGATGAAGGTGGCCCGCGATTATGGTGTGCTCGATGAGGAGACCGGCATCCCATTCCGCGGCCTGTTCATCATCGATGACAAGCAGAACTTGCGCCAGATCACCGTCAACGATCTGCCCGTGGGTCGCAGCGTGGAGGAGACACTGCGTCTCGTTCAGGCCTTCCAGTACACCGATAAGTACGGCGAGGTGTGCCCCGCCAACTGGAAGCCCGGCCAGAAGACCATGGTGGCCGATCCCACCAAGTCCAAGGAGTACTTCGAGACCACCTCCTAA